A genomic segment from Candidatus Methylomirabilis sp. encodes:
- a CDS encoding amidinotransferase, with protein MTRLLMCRPDHYGIYYEINPWMDRRRQADRAVAARQWEALYRLLTERLQVQVELLPPVPGLPDLCFTANAGLLVNSLFVSSRFRYREREAEVPHFTQWFAEQNYRVTWLPEPVFFEGEGDALFCGNDLFAGYRFRSDLEAHHLLAEILGSHVHSLELIDPWFYHLDTCLCPLQPDRAAYYPEAFSPASQRLLKETIPELFSVTEAEAKRLACNALVIGRSVIINAGCPHLARTLAEAGYQVYEVETTEFLKAGGGPKCLALFLDRDGS; from the coding sequence ATGACCCGGCTGCTGATGTGTCGTCCCGACCATTACGGGATCTACTATGAGATCAATCCCTGGATGGATCGAAGGCGCCAGGCGGACCGGGCAGTCGCCGCGAGGCAGTGGGAGGCGCTCTATCGACTCCTCACCGAAAGGCTACAGGTCCAGGTGGAACTCCTGCCGCCGGTTCCGGGGCTGCCTGACCTCTGCTTTACCGCCAATGCAGGGCTTTTGGTAAATAGCCTCTTTGTGAGTAGCCGGTTCCGGTACCGTGAGCGCGAAGCGGAAGTTCCTCATTTCACACAATGGTTTGCAGAGCAGAATTACAGGGTCACTTGGCTTCCTGAACCCGTTTTCTTTGAAGGGGAGGGGGATGCACTCTTTTGCGGGAATGACCTGTTCGCCGGGTACCGCTTTCGTTCGGACCTCGAAGCCCATCATTTGCTGGCGGAGATCCTCGGGTCGCACGTCCATTCCCTGGAGCTGATCGATCCATGGTTCTATCACCTGGACACCTGCTTGTGTCCGCTGCAGCCCGACCGGGCTGCCTACTATCCGGAGGCGTTCAGTCCTGCCTCACAGCGACTTCTGAAAGAGACGATTCCTGAGCTTTTCTCGGTGACGGAGGCCGAGGCGAAACGGTTGGCCTGCAACGCGCTGGTCATCGGACGATCTGTGATCATCAACGCTGGCTGTCCCCACCTGGCTCGAACGCTCGCCGAGGCCGGGTATCAGGTGTACGAGGTCGAGACCACGGAGTTTCTTAAAGCAGGAGGCGGGCCCAAGTGTCTGGCCCTGTTCCTGGATCGGGACGGATCATGA